The Hevea brasiliensis isolate MT/VB/25A 57/8 chromosome 9, ASM3005281v1, whole genome shotgun sequence nucleotide sequence AGAgaagactctctctctctctctctctctctctctctctcaactattttaattttgtcattccATAGATCTACTTATGAGCAATATTATTAATGttgatatttatataaaaatcctTTAAATTATTGTCATATCGTAACCATAGCCATATGCTAATCTTTTGGATTTTGACATTATATCATGTTTGGGTCTGTATCCCATATCAATATCTTACTTCCTAGGTTCAATTCTAACCGTAGCTACTTAAACAATATTCTTTCCCAAGAAGCACTTTGATTTCTTAATATTGCCTTATGTTCAATATATGCAAAATCTTATATATTTCTTTCAGGTTCAAGATTTACACTCAATTACTCCTAACCACTTCTTAGAAGTAGGTGGAGCAGTGATACATCCTTTGTCTTATCAACAGGTGGgtaaattttgttttaaatttcaaATAGCATTCCTCACGAAAGCAAGTAAAGTattgcctttttttttaatttttattttagtatcattttgagcatcttaaCAAGTGTGACTTTTGTCTAAACAGGCTAGAAACTTCCGCTTCCATTGTGGTCTTGTATATATTTCAGACCCTGGGTCAGTTCAGATCATTTAacattttgattttatttaatattttttatgtacCATATCATATCCTACATTTATTGCCTACAGATATTATGACTGGCTCAAAGTTATAATCTATGTTCAAAACCTTTTAAGCTTTATGATATATAGAGAGAATCGATTATGTACGGAGGATTCATGATATCTTGAAACTGTTCAAAAAGAGAAAATCTATGGACTTGAAGTTTTTGGCTGTCAAAATTTTCAAACTATAACAAGCTTTCTGTTACTAGAAGAATTATCAACGTATACCTTTTTAAAGAAGATATGTCAATAATTCTTTTTGTTTTACTGTAGTTTGGGAATGAAGTTTTCGATTGAAAAACAATGCTGATGATTTGGCTTGATTCTTTTGCTATTACACAAGTAATTTTTCACATGGTGAAAACAGTGTTTAatccttttttaaaaaaaaaaaaaagagaaaacagTGCTCATGTGACTGAGTCAAACATGAAGAAATTCTGTGTTCATTAGTATGCTTGCCTATTTTTTGGACTTCTACGATTTAATCACACTACTTAGAGACAATCTAAATTATTTGATGGATATCTAGGAAGCAATCCCTTTGGCTTTTTGTGAATAAAATGGAAAAATATGAATTTGTGAGCTTTCAAAATATTCATTGAATTGGAGAAAAATGGTTACACTCATAATTTTTTGGAAAGGATCATTTAGCTGCGTTTTTTTACTTTTGTAAAAGTTGTCAGCAAAAATATTTGAAGTGTGCATTTCTAGCATACATGGGTGACACTGATACCCCTTAGGCATCTTTTAACAGTAGTTTTGTGTCTATTTATAATTAAAAGGGAAAGCAGTACAAGAAACAGGCATCCAAATAATTTGAACAGACAgaggaaggaaaaaaaaataaaagagagacttAGATGAGGTATATAGGCTTATCTTGCCGTAACAATGGAATAGTAACTAGATTTGCATGGGCTACTGAGGTTTGTAAGACCAGTCTAGACCTTGTAGTAAATGTTATCATCAACCTATTGCAGATATATGCTATTTAAAGCAGGAGTTCCTCGACATGCCATCATTACGAAGTTTGCTGATGTAGAGATATCACAACTTGAAGAACTAATCTCAGTTTTTTCTAAGTTGTCAAGGGGCGCTCGAGTGCCATTAGAGTATATATACTACAGGGACCGTCATCGAACGAAGGTATACAATAGTTCTATAACATGTCTCCTGGAGGATATATTTTTGTAGCACACATTCTGGTGCTTTATGCTGTATAAGGTTTAAGATGTCATATCTTCATATTGTTCCTTGACCTTGTAGTATAAATTGGCTGGTCCAAAAGAGGAGATGGGACTTTCTAAAGATGATAATCTAAGTTGGTCTGTTCCACATATATGTGTGCATGTGTAGAACCCTCTGTGCTAATTGATATAGTTCAGGAGATAAGTGATTCCTTCTCtccttttatatatttatttatttattcttttacttatgtgattaCTGCAGTCTGTCCTGGTCACAATAGACCGCCATGAATGGTATGATATTCCAAAGATATACACTCGCGATGATAGTTCTGGTTTATGGATAGCAAGGCCTGCTATTCCACTTGAGTCCCTGCTGCTCGCATCTTGTGTTGGTGATCTTGGACAAGGTTTGAAAGAAGAGACATCTGCATTAAGCAGTGAATATACTGTTGTGGAAAACACGCCTCAAGTTAATGACTTGGAGTTAAGTAACAGTATTGCTAGCATGGAAGCCAATTATGATCAAGCTACTAAGGAAGTTTATTCGACAGATGAATATGATGTTCCCATAAATACACAAGTACTAGGTGATTTGTCTAGAAGAGGAAATGGTGTGGCCGACAGTTCCTCACATGAAAGTGGAGAAATTAAGCTGGAGGATCCAATGATCATGGAAAGTGCAAATTCAAGCCTCCATGAATACACAACAAAAGCTGCAACTAATGGTTTATTTCCAGAATGTATGATAGAGCCTGCTCTTGTAATGCTTGAGGTAATATGCAAAGATTTTTTAGCTTTTGTTAATTGCCTTCAGAACTATATTCTCACAGTATCCATTTATAATTTGTTATTTTGAAAATCTGTGTTGGTTCTTATTAAATCTGACATAATGTAAAACATGGTTTTTCTGTCTGCAGGTTAATGTGCCTCCATCATGTTTGCTTGATGGTGTCCATTCACAACATTTTTTCGGAACTGGTGTCATTGTACACCATTCTCAAGGAATGGGATTGGTTGCAGTTGACAAGAACACGGTTGCAATATCTGCATCAGATGTGATGCTATCCTTTGCTGCGTATCCTATTGAAGTTCCAGGGGAGGTAAATTTTTGACAAATAGGAACATTGGAAACCATTTTATGCTACTTAAATTACTGCCTATTTCATGACAGGTGGTTTTTCTTCATCCTGTTTACAATTATGCTCTTGTAGCATATAACCCCTCAGCTTTGGGAGCTGTAGGTGCTTCAATGGTCCGTGCAGCTGAACTCCTTCCGAGTAGGTTTTTGACTTTATGTATCTGGTCTCtggttttattattatttttttataagaaataTTATATGAAGAGTACAACATGGAGGCTTTGATTATTGAGGGGCTATTATTTAATCAATTATTTTTGGCAGTAGCATGTTCTTTACTTCTTTTCTCAGCTGTGGTGTGATTGAGGAGGATTAGAGCTTAGATTAGCTCAGTAGAGTTGTACTTCTAGTTATTAGAGCCTAGTTTGTTCAAAATAAAGTTAAGTTCATcccaagtttaaagaatttagctCGAGTATAGATCACTAAGCTCATTAGTCGGGGTCAAGCTCAAGATTGACTCATTTGAGTTTTCAATATCAGGCTGGTTCAGTTTTAACCAGACCAATACCTTATAATTTGTATAATTGCTATTCTATGACTACCCTAAATCAAAGCTTTGGAAATCAACCAGCCAACAAGGAAATGGGCCTGCATTTTTAACTGTGGTAATTGTGTGTTGATGTGGAGGCAAGGCAAAGTAACACTACCTTTATCTTTTCCAATAAGGTGTTCCTGACATTAATGCAGTCGCTACTCACTTGGTCTATTTTTCAAATATTAAGGAAAATGATTTGGTGAGGTGCCGTGAGTACGCTTGACTTTTATGGAGGGAGAAGCTCCCTTGTTTGTTGTCTTTGTCCATTGTGGAATTCTTGGAGTTTCACTTTCTTACAGATGATCTTCAAGAAAAACAGATTCATCATCCCTAAAATTGACCACTACCATGTAACCATCTTAACTAATATATTAAACAAATAATTGAGCTGGCTGGTGAGGTTATAAAGTACAGGTACGGCCCAagaattcaattttgagccattaTCTTCTGAAGCTTGCTTCATAGCTTCAGTCATTTGCAGCCTTAGCTGTTTGGTTGTGTGCCCGTgtggttttaatttttttttcctcttaatAGTTTTGCTCTCACCAAACTGATTGGTTTGCTATATCCAATTTGTTTGTAATTAAGAATTCTAGTTTTCCTTTTTGAGCAGAGCCTGAACTATGTCGTGGAGATACAGTATATCTTGTGGGGCTAAGAAGTCTAAAAGCAGTCTCTAGGAAGTCAACTGTGACAAACCCTTGTCTTTCATTACATGTTAGCTCAGGTGATCCTCCATGTTATAGAGCAACAAATATGGAAGTGATTGAGCTTGATTCTGGTAAGGGAGTAGATCTCAATTGCCTAAGCTATGTTGGTTTATATACATGATTGTCTAATATTATGCTATATTCCAGATTTTGGCAATGCATTTACGGGAGTTCTAGGTAATGAGCATGGAAAGGTTCAAGCTATATGGGCAAGCTTTTCAAGTTCAACTAAGGTTCTCACTGTTTGTTTTGTTCTCCTAGTTTTCTTTGTTATGGTATTATGCAACTACTTAAACCTTCATTTGCAGCCAAAATCTGGTGGCAGTCCTCAATTTGTTAAAGGTATTCCAATCCATATGGTCAGCCAAGTACTTGAAAAGATCATATCTGGTGGAGACGGACCATCTCTTCTCATAAATGGTGTCAAAAGGCCAATGCCACTTGTTAGGATTTTAGAGGTTGAACTTATCCCTAGATTGCTTTCAAAGGCTCGGAGttttggtttgaatgatgattggaTCCAAGTACGCTTCATTTTTCTTTTACAATATTtatgtttcttttctttttgccagTGTGGTGTGAATGCATCCTCTTCATAACGTTGGGTCTTCTTTCACATGTACAAAGAAATTTATGCCAGTCATTTTTGTTTCTCATGcttgaaaataaatattattttatttgaggATAAATTAGTTTAATAACAATCTGTTTTTGTTGGGCTTCTAAAGCATTGAGTTCCAGATGTACATGACTGTAGCACTATAAATTGGGTAATGTCCAATGTATATGTGATATGACATGGAAAATGTTGCATTTTCTTGTTTTTGAGTTTTTCTAACTCATCAAATATTCACATTCAACTATCTATGATTCCTGTTGCCTCAGTAGAATTTGAAGCACTCAAAATCACTCCTCATATAATCTACTATTTAAGAGTGATATGTTCACATAAATTCAGAGCAGTGGGAGGTCTTGTGGGATTCTGGGATGCAAGCATAACCCAACATGTGATGTGTACTGGTTGGGCTATTTTTCAAATTTCAGCATTGTAATGCTAGGCAGCTGGTCTTAATGCTCAATCCCATGGGTGGGAATTGGTTGTTTGTGACCTTTTTCATTTGTCCAGATAACAGGTCCCTTCCAAAGTACACTAAATCTACTTATGAATGTAATATTACCATGCAAATATGGGACTGGCAATCTTAACTTGTCAATGGTTTGGGTGAAAGAACATGGGTAAAAGAATAGAAGAATTTAAGACAATCAAAACCCTTCACAAAACAGCCTATGTCCTCTAGGCTGAGAATGGTCCATCACTTTCATTTCCCAAACATTTAGAGCAAGGCTGGCATAAAACTATTATAGGGAATATCCACATCATCATTATAGTTACTGATACTATTGGTTGTTATTTGCTGCAGGCTCTTGTCCGGAAGGATCCAATAAAGCGACAAGTTTTACGTGTTAAAGGTTGTTTGGCTGGATCTAAGGCTGAGAACCTATTAAAACAAGGTGACATGGTGCTGGCAGTCAATAAGGAGCCAGTTACTTGTTTCCAGGACATAGAAAATGCTTGCAAGGCATTAGAGAAGCATGGTGACAATGATGGGAAACTCAGCTTGACCATTTTTCGACAGGTAAGCAAACACTAAATGGATATGCACAATCTTTTTAACTCGATGTTACATTTTTGGTATATTGGAAAATGTAGTTTGATATGGTATATGCTTTCTGATATGTTGTTAATGAGTAAATTAATTTGACTCTCTGATCTGCAATGGTTTGTTAGGGATGTGAAGTTGATCTTCTTGTAGGAACAGATATTAGAGATGGGAATGGCACAGCACGAATGATAAATTGGTGTGGATGTATTTTGCAATATCCTCATCCAGCAGTGCGTGCTCTTGGTTTTCTTCCTGAAGAAGGCCATGGTGTGTATGTTGCAAAGTAAGAATCTGGGTTTTCATCACAAAATTTCCAGGCTATTGATTTTGAGATAACAACTAGTGTCATGGTAGTTTTGCTCTGCTATGAACATATTTATTAGGCCTGAATACACAATTTTACAAAATAGGTTTACATGCGTTCTCGTTAACATGGACCTAAAGGTTGACAAACTCTTTGTAGCTGAGCAGACAAGTTAATTTGTGTTAAGTTTTTGAAGCTGGTTAAACATGGTTGATATAGAGTGGGTTGTGCTGGATGAATGGCCATTCAGCCCATGCAAATCCTAGGTGATACATTCCAGACCCTTCCATGTCAGGGGAAGGTCATTTACTACATATCAACATTCTCCAGGCGTCTTTCAGATTTTACTGTTTTCTTATTCATAAATCATAGTTCATTAATTTGGTACGAGTTTCTATGGTGACTGAAAAATATTAATCTTATTATAATAATCAATTACAAAAAGATTCTTACATATGAATTGACTCATTACTGAAAATGATTTCTAGCTGCTGCACTGTCTCAAATGGTGATCAATCATGCGATAATGCTTTCTTTATTGAATAAACTTTTCACAGTTCATCAATTTTATTAGGTGGTATCGGGGGAGTCCTGCAGATAGATATGGTTTATGTGCTCTTTGTTGGATAGTTGAAGTCAATGGAAAACCAACTCCTGATTTGGATGCTTTTTTTAGCCTGACAAAGgtaataatttttcatattgcgaAGCTTAGTTATTTCTATCTTTGCAAATCTCCATGTGTGTGTACTTATATGGGCTTATTAACTCGCTGCATTCTTGGAAATTCAatgtttctttcttttttctttgctTTGTGATTTTGGATATTTTATTTTGGCAGCTACTTTGTATTTCTCTTTATGTCTGGAATGCAGCTTGATAGGTTGCATTAATTTGATAAAGATGAAGAACAAGAGATATTTAAAGggagtaagaaatgagaaagagATGAATAAAAGAATCAAAACATATCGGCTTTATTTGGAATAAATCATTTGCaagaaaagaatttaattgaattctcgacttgatttttatttcttttaagatgaatttttaaaaatttaaaggaatttaattttttaattctaaacataaaaattaactaaaaagaaaattaaattctaataaaattcCAGATTACAAATAGGAGGATCAAAATTGCAATCATTTGAAATGAAGAGCGCTTGATTTGatcttttaaattaatcagatgtaTACTTTTGCCTGGTTGAATTCATAAACAGATATTAAATGGATGAAACATTATATAATAATGATTGAAAGACAAAAATGACAATAAATAATTGTGTTTttcctttttatattttttttcttttgcaaacTTGTGTTGGCATTATCTAAAAAAGAATGATGATAATAAACTGTGATTTTCTTTTGATTACTTAATAATCTCCCATGCTTTCGGTATATCTTGCATGCATTTAGGTGCTaattagctattgttatatgcaccgCTCTGTATTTATCAGGAATTAGGCAGCGAGGAATTTGTTCGCATAAGAACGATTAAGTTGAATGGAAAGCCACAAGTGCTAACATTGAAGCAAGACTTGCACTACTGGCCTACATGGGAATTGAGATTTGACCCAGACACTGCAATTTGGCGTAGAAAGATGATCAAGGCACTGCAGTAGCGGGTAGCGGAGTGTGCTTGATTTTATAATGTGTAAATTTTCCTTGGAAACAACTCTATATGTTGCGTAAAGAAATAGAAGATTGTCCAATTTGAACCTTGAAAAGAAACGGCAAGCACCCATTTGGCTATTGTAACAGGTTATTGCCCAAAACATTATCATCTACTGAGACATTATAATTCAAAACATCTATATTAAGTGTTTGTGAAAAAGATATATATGAGcccttgaatttttatttttatttttatctattgtcTATTGACTATCAAAAATTTATCATCTACTGAGACATTATAATTCAAAACATCTATATTAAGTGTTTGTGAAAAAGATATATatgaacccttgaatttttatttttatttttatctattatcTATTGACtatcaaaaatttatttatttatttgcacaaacaaaaaataataatttattaataataatttaaaagaaaaaaaaataaagatatcttcttaattttatttgtttggggttaattaaaaaaaattgctaagactgtataaataaaatataaatataaaaaaatatttttctataaaaatagaaaatattttattatattttaatttttgatatgCTAAATGaggttgtattttaatttttgaaaattttaattactcaattttttaaaaattaatataatatatgaatTGTAAAAAATTGTGTTGGCAAGCCATGTGTGGACACTTGCAGAAACAAACTCATTTCAATTGTAAATCTTCGCACtgacaaacacacacacacacacacacacacacaaagcgcagacacgcactctctctctctctctctctctctctctctctctctcgtcacTTCTTGCTCCTCTTTTCGACTCTCCCTTACACTGTACACACTTCTTGCGCCTCTCTTCGGTCCCCAATAAAGCTTTCTCTCACTTTCAGGACAAAATCACAGAGAGAAAGTAATCGACGAAGATGGGGGACCCACTGGAGAGATTGGGATCCGAGACTGCCATGGCTGGCCTCGAATCCGCCATCAAGGAGGACCTCTGCATGGAGATCGACCCGCCTTTTCGAGAGAGCGTCGCCTCTGCCGAGGACTGGCGGAGGGCTCTAAACAAGGTGGTCCCTGCTGTTGTTGTTCTCCGGACAAATGCTTGCCGCGCATTCGATACTGAGTCCGCCGGTGCTAGTTATGCTACCGGGTTTGTGGTGGATAAGCGTCGGGGAATCATTCTCACTAATCGCCACGTCGTCAAGCCCGGTAGGCTTATTTGTATGTGAAATTATTAGAACTGATTGGTTTATGTAAATGTATGGATTAGTTGAGGTTCAATTGATCCTTCTTGTTTGGTTGATGAAAGTGTTGCATTTTTACCCTTTTGGGTTTGTTTATAGCATGTGAAAGCCAGAAACGTTGTAATACTTATTTTACTTGTTGCTTGAGGAAATGAAGGGAATCAGGTCGTCTTGGGTTCGTACCCTAGGATGTGAAAGATAAAAAAACTTTGTATTGTGTACCTTGATTGTTGCTTGAGGAAATAGGGGAATGAAGGAATTGATTTCTTTTTCAGTTCTAAGGCAATTAATGCTACTGCTTTTGGAGTGTGAACTTACAGTGAAAATGGTTTAAACTGCAAGTTTATATGCTCTGATTGTTTTTCCCTCCAACTTCCCTTCCcttttgttctgtttttctttgGGAAAACACTTGCCTACACCAAGAGTTCTACACAAAATCAATAGAGGATTGCCAAGTAGCTTGAGTGCTTTACAGTTGGCTAATGAGTAATTGCTCGTACCTTGATTATTATACACTCTTCCATACCTGGCATTCATCTATTGATTTGGTGTAAAATACCTACTGTAGCTAACAGTTTGTCTTTTGTTTGTTTGAAGTGGAACGAAAAAATGGATTAGTTTAATTGTAAGGAGTTGCTGTCGTCTATTCTGATTTACCCTACTTGTCAGTGTTTATGGTGAAGTTGTTATTGAATACAGCATTCTAACTGACGTACTTAGAAATGGTTTTAGTTCAACCCCTAAAGTAAAGAAGAGCTACATCCCACCTCTCTCTTCTGGGTTATGAGGTTTCATTGTTGCAGGTTTGATATTTCTGGTGCCTGCCATGTTGCTTAGCTCAATGCTGAAGTTTTTGAACTGCCTTAATGTCATTCTGAATATTTTGTGTTCTAACTTGAATATTTATGGTGTGGAATTGGTCTCAAACAGAGTTGAATGGTAAAAAAGGATTCATATAGTCACCCCAAGTAGTTTGGGGTATGGTAAAAAATGATCCATATAGCCACCTCAAGTAGTTTAGGGTTAAGGCTTAGGGAGTGGTTGGTATCAAGTTAACAAGGGGGTAATTATTACTCTTATAACTTTTAATGCTCATTAATTTTGTTTGGATACTTTAAAGAGAATAGGTTAAAATATTATGCCTTCTTGAGGGGTGGTTAAATGTTAACCTTGAGGGGTTTAGGTTAATAATTATCCTCTTTAAAGATTAAAACTTACAAGGGTAACATTTACGCCATGATTTTTTAACCTTCTAACAAACACACCCTTAGTTGTTTTTGTTGTGAACTTGAATATATTTGTTTCAATTTATCATAAGAtagtggcaatgtttagtaacaAATTTAGGTATGTTTTGGTTAGCAAAATTATCATTATAAATTTATAACCATTCCTTCATAGGTTAGAGTCAGATGAAATGACTTTTGCTATGCAGGACATGTTGCAGGTGCTTGGTTTGTGactgtgaatgaaactatgaattGAACGGATTGGAGGGAAAAATTAAAATGTCttttgggaaaaaaaaaagatttaaaaaaaCTCTTGCATTGGATAGAAGTAGGTGTTTGCATTCTGAAGAAGTATGGGAGGTTTTTATTATTGTAGTTCAGAAAACATAAAGGGTATTTTGCTATTCTGTCATGGTAATTTTCATTTAACTGTGCCATGATACAATTAGAATGGGAAACAATATTTATTTGTGGATGTATAAAAAAGAAGATAAAACCTTTATGTTTTCAGAAATCTATATAAACCTTTATGTTTTTGGAAACACACACACGTGCACACACAGAGACATACATACGTGTAGATATGAGTGCATGTATTTCTGAGCAGCTTATCAGAACGTTGTTTGATAATTTGTCTAAGCAATGTTCTTTGAATTTTTTAtcatattctttttcttttttttttgaaatgtgctggaaataataattttattcaagGGATAATCTACCTAGGATGAACATTCAATTGTTTGAGaataaataaaaattgataaaatatacctttatatatatatatatatatatatatatatatatatatgtatgtatatataatgctatgtaaaatttaaaaatagataATCAGCTATAGACACAATGATAAACTTTTCTGATATACCcaataaaaaagaagaaagaaaaaacacAAATGATGAAGAATTTTAGTTATTTTCCAGCAAGCAAAGAGATTATGGCTATATATCCTTATCAATATGGAACCTTTTACTATTTAAGTTGAAAATTAATAGCCTCACTTAAACCctttttaaattgtttaaattttcttttattctcgGTTTTGTAGGACCTGTTGTTGCAGAGGCTATGTTTCTAAACCGTGAGGAAATTCCTGTGCATCCTATTTATAGGGATCCTGTAAGTGTAAACTTTTctctttcaaaatttatttatttgaatctTTTGTTATTGACATGCTTTTTGTAACTGCTGGACAAACCATAAGCAATAGTTTCCCTGGCATGAAAAAGAATAATTTTGGGAAGTGGAAGAATCTGACATGGGAGGAAATCTCCCTTAGAAGTACTTTATGAAGGTGATTTCTGTAGTTATTACTTGTTAGGTAATAAATCTCTGGCAGATGGTGCAATCTGCATGCAGTATTAACTAAAGGAGCTTTAGAAATTTAAGTTAAAAGAAAAGGGGGAAAATATGaatttaaaaatccaaaaatatCTATATATACTAAAATGAGTTTGACTAGTTAATCATTGAAGAGATTAATAATTAGGAAAAATAGGTTGACCAGAAATCCTTGATATAACCTCTAGTTTTAAGCATGCAACTCCATCACATGCTGTGTGATTTCTTTCCAACCTGACTGTGTAAAATCAACAATATATTACTCATTGCACTGAACCTTCTCACAAATCTCCAGAAATAATTGGTTAAGTGAGCATCCTTGGCATCACTAGATTGATTGCTTGGTCCTGAACTAATCTTGCATTAGTAACTTTCTTTGACATCATCAAATTGATAGTTTGATGCTGAAGAAAGATAACCAAATATGAAATGCAATAAAAAGTTGTCCAATGTCAATGCAATTAGATTGCATTGAATAGCGGATATCCATGCAAAACCAGTGTTGTTGAAGGTGGCATGCACATTTAAATGCCAAAGACCCTTGGAGTCTAAGTGCAAGGTTCAAAGCTTAGGCATTCACATAAGTGAAAATAGGagcactttatttttatttatttatttttttttttgggaaataAGCTGTATGATATTTTATATGGAAGGGTGATTCAGCTAGCTAACCTAACTTTAAATAGGTTGTAGAATAGATGAGAAAAATATTTATCCAATTGCCTATGTATGGTTTAACAACACTGCAAAACATGAGACCACTGGCAGAACTCTGACTGTCCGTATGTTCTTCCATGAGAGATCATTAGTTGTCACTCATGCAACATAAAACAATaagatttcatttcaaatttttattgctaACAGTTTGCAAATTATTACATCTTCCTCTATTAGTATTTAAATGCTAAGATGAATTAGCactaaatataaaataaagtTTTTCACTACTTAGAGAAGTTGGAGCTGCTAAGATGCATTTCAACAAGTTCAGTAAGGAAAGCACTTATGACTTgcataacaaaaagaaaaaatgaaaggtaagaaaaaaaaatgtccTGATATTTTGGAGTGTTTATTCGCTTGAAATGGAGAAT carries:
- the LOC110656085 gene encoding protease Do-like 7 isoform X2 produces the protein MEKLESEMESMRLQSSDDEHDQVEDFCRDNGSPFREKVDTAEDWRETINKVVPAVVVLRITACRSFDTELSSFGSATGFVVDKQRGIILTNRHVVKPGPVVAQAIFVNHEEIPVYPIYRDPVHDFGFFRYDPGAIQFLNYEEIPLVPEAACVGLEIRVVGNDSNEKVSILAGTLARLDRNAPTYKKDGYNDFNTFYIQAASGTRGGSSGSPVIDRQGKAVALNAGGKNNRSSSSSAFFLPLERVVRTLKLIQKGKDSNISKWETIFVPRGTLQVTFCYKGFDEVRRLGLQLETEQMVRQASLTGETGMLVVHSVVPGGPSHTQLEPGDVLVRVNGEVTTQFLILETLLDDSVGNEIELQIERGSTSLTINIMVQDLHSITPNHFLEVGGAVIHPLSYQQARNFRFHCGLVYISDPGYMLFKAGVPRHAIITKFADVEISQLEELISVFSKLSRGARVPLEYIYYRDRHRTKSVLVTIDRHEWYDIPKIYTRDDSSGLWIARPAIPLESLLLASCVGDLGQGLKEETSALSSEYTVVENTPQVNDLELSNSIASMEANYDQATKEVYSTDEYDVPINTQVLGDLSRRGNGVADSSSHESGEIKLEDPMIMESANSSLHEYTTKAATNGLFPECMIEPALVMLEVNVPPSCLLDGVHSQHFFGTGVIVHHSQGMGLVAVDKNTVAISASDVMLSFAAYPIEVPGEVVFLHPVYNYALVAYNPSALGAVGASMVRAAELLPKPELCRGDTVYLVGLRSLKAVSRKSTVTNPCLSLHVSSGDPPCYRATNMEVIELDSDFGNAFTGVLGNEHGKVQAIWASFSSSTKPKSGGSPQFVKGIPIHMVSQVLEKIISGGDGPSLLINGVKRPMPLVRILEVELIPRLLSKARSFGLNDDWIQALVRKDPIKRQVLRVKGCLAGSKAENLLKQGDMVLAVNKEPVTCFQDIENACKALEKHGDNDGKLSLTIFRQGCEVDLLVGTDIRDGNGTARMINWCGCILQYPHPAVRALGFLPEEGHGVYVAKWYRGSPADRYGLCALCWIVEVNGKPTPDLDAFFSLTKELGSEEFVRIRTIKLNGKPQVLTLKQDLHYWPTWELRFDPDTAIWRRKMIKALQ
- the LOC110656085 gene encoding protease Do-like 7 isoform X1, with amino-acid sequence MEKLESEMESMRLQSSDDEHDQVEDFCRDNGSPFREKVDTAEDWRETINKVVPAVVVLRITACRSFDTELSSFGSATGFVVDKQRGIILTNRHVVKPGPVVAQAIFVNHEEIPVYPIYRDPVHDFGFFRYDPGAIQFLNYEEIPLVPEAACVGLEIRVVGNDSNEKVSILAGTLARLDRNAPTYKKDGYNDFNTFYIQAASGTRGGSSGSPVIDRQGKAVALNAGGKNNRSSSSSAFFLPLERVVRTLKLIQKGKDSNISKWETIFVPRGTLQVTFCYKGFDEVRRLGLQLETEQMVRQASLTGETGMLVVHSVVPGGPSHTQLEPGDVLVRVNGEVTTQFLILETLLDDSVGNEIELQIERGSTSLTINIMVQDLHSITPNHFLEVGGAVIHPLSYQQARNFRFHCGLVYISDPGYMLFKAGVPRHAIITKFADVEISQLEELISVFSKLSRGARVPLEYIYYRDRHRTKSVLVTIDRHEWYDIPKIYTRDDSSGLWIARPAIPLESLLLASCVGDLGQGLKEETSALSSEYTVVENTPQVNDLELSNSIASMEANYDQATKEVYSTDEYDVPINTQVLGDLSRRGNGVADSSSHESGEIKLEDPMIMESANSSLHEYTTKAATNGLFPECMIEPALVMLEVNVPPSCLLDGVHSQHFFGTGVIVHHSQGMGLVAVDKNTVAISASDVMLSFAAYPIEVPGEVVFLHPVYNYALVAYNPSALGAVGASMVRAAELLPKPELCRGDTVYLVGLRSLKAVSRKSTVTNPCLSLHVSSGDPPCYRATNMEVIELDSDFGNAFTGVLGNEHGKVQAIWASFSSSTKVLTVCFVLLVFFVMVLCNYLNLHLQPKSGGSPQFVKGIPIHMVSQVLEKIISGGDGPSLLINGVKRPMPLVRILEVELIPRLLSKARSFGLNDDWIQALVRKDPIKRQVLRVKGCLAGSKAENLLKQGDMVLAVNKEPVTCFQDIENACKALEKHGDNDGKLSLTIFRQGCEVDLLVGTDIRDGNGTARMINWCGCILQYPHPAVRALGFLPEEGHGVYVAKWYRGSPADRYGLCALCWIVEVNGKPTPDLDAFFSLTKELGSEEFVRIRTIKLNGKPQVLTLKQDLHYWPTWELRFDPDTAIWRRKMIKALQ